A genomic region of Eriocheir sinensis breed Jianghai 21 unplaced genomic scaffold, ASM2467909v1 Scaffold474, whole genome shotgun sequence contains the following coding sequences:
- the LOC126992485 gene encoding clumping factor A-like isoform X8, whose product MTRDDWSVEADDPWAPAELVTAITDEADDSWAAFEAMTRDDWSVEADDPWAPAELVTAITDEAGVPMALLEVTTRDDSSDEADDPWPAFEAMTRDDSSDEGDVPMALLEVTTRDDSSDEADDPWPAFEAMTRNDSSDEADDPWPAFEAMTRDDSSDEGDVPLALFEVTTRDDSSDEADDPWPAFEAMTRNDSSDEGDVPLALFEVTTRDDSSDEGDDPWPAFEAMTRDDSSDEGDDPLASAESVTAITDEDDAAWDALELITSNDWSDEDAAAWEALELITSNDWSDEDDDPWDALELITSNDWSDEDDDPWDALELITSNDWSDEDDDPWDALELITSNDWSDEDDDPWASAESVAAITDEEDDPWDALELITSNDWSDEDDDPWEALELITSNDWSDEDDDSWEALELITSDDWSDEDEDPWEALELITGNDWSDEDDAFLDVTAICAVVVYIVLLH is encoded by the exons atgacccgtgatgactggtccgtggaggctgatgatccatgggcacccgccgaattggtgaccgccatcaccgatgaggctgatgattcatgggcagcctttgaagcaatgacccgtgatgactggtccgtggaggctgatgatccatgggcacccgccgaattggtgaccgccatcaccgatgaggctggtGTTCcaatggcactccttgaagtgacgacccgtgatgactcgtctgatgaagctgatgatccatggccagcctttgaagcaatgacccgtgatgactcgtctgatgagggtgatgttccaatggcactccttgaagtgacgacccgtgatgactcgtctgatgaagctgatgatccatggccagcctttgaagcaatgacccgtaatgactcgtctgatgagg ctgatgatccatggccagcctttgaagcaatgacccgtgatgactcgtctgatgagggtgatgttccattggcactctttgaagtgacgacccgtgatgactcgtctgatgagg ctgatgatccatggccagcctttgaagcaatgacccgtaatgactcgtctgatgagggtgatgttccattggcactctttgaagtgacgacccgtgatgactcgtctgatgagggtgatgatccatggccagcctttgaagcaatgacccgtgatgactcgtctgatgagggtgatgatccattggcatccgccgaatcggtgaccgccatcaccgatgaggatgaTGCTGCATGGgacgccctcgaattgataaccagtaatgactggtctgatgaggatgctgctgcatgggaagccctcgaattgataaccagtaatgactggtctgatgaggatgatgatccatgggatgccctcgaattgataaccagtaatgactggtctgatgaagatgatgatccatgggatgccctcgaattgataaccagtaatgactggtctgatgaggatgatgatccatgggatgccctcgaattgataaccagtaatgactggtctgatgaggatgatgatccatgggcatccgccgaatcggtggccgccatcaccgatgaggaggatgatccatgggatgccctcgaattgataaccagtaatgactggtctgatgaggatgatgatccatgggaagctctcgaattgataaccagtaatgactggtctgatgaggatgatgattcatgggaagccctcgaattgataaccagtgatgactggtctgatgaggatgaggatccatgggaagccctcgaattgataaccggtaatgactggtctgatgaggatgatgccttcctggacgtcacggccatctgtgctgtcgttgtgtacattgtcttgcttcactaa
- the LOC126992485 gene encoding clumping factor A-like isoform X3, which translates to MTRDDWSVEADDPWAPAELVTAITDEADDSWAAFEAMTRDDWSVEADDPWAPAELVTAITDEAGVPMALLEVTTRDDSSDEADDPWPAFEAMTRDDSSDEGDVPLALLEVTTRDDSSDEADDPWPAFEAMTRDDSSDEGDVPLALLEVTTRDDSSDEADDPWPAFEAMTRNDSSDEGDVPLALLEVTTRDDSSDEADDPWPAFEAMTRDDSSDEGDVPLALFEVTTRDDSSDEADDPWPAFEAMTRNDSSDEGDVPLALFEVTTRDDSSDEGDDPWPAFEAMTRDDSSDEGDDPLASAESVTAITDEDDAAWDALELITSNDWSDEDAAAWEALELITSNDWSDEDDDPWDALELITSNDWSDEDDDPWDALELITSNDWSDEDDDPWDALELITSNDWSDEDDDPWASAESVAAITDEEDDPWDALELITSNDWSDEDDDPWEALELITSNDWSDEDDDSWEALELITSDDWSDEDEDPWEALELITGNDWSDEDDAFLDVTAICAVVVYIVLLH; encoded by the exons atgacccgtgatgactggtccgtggaggctgatgatccatgggcacccgccgaattggtgaccgccatcaccgatgaggctgatgattcatgggcagcctttgaagcaatgacccgtgatgactggtccgtggaggctgatgatccatgggcacccgccgaattggtgaccgccatcaccgatgaggctggtGTTCcaatggcactccttgaagtgacgacccgtgatgactcgtctgatgaagctgatgatccatggccagcctttgaagcaatgacccgtgatgactcgtctgatgagg gtgatgttccattggcactccttgaagtgacgacccgtgatgactcgtctgatgaagctgatgatccatggccagcctttgaagcaatgacccgtgatgactcgtctgatgagggtgatgttccattggcactccttgaagtgacgacccgtgatgactcgtctgatgaagctgatgatccatggccagcctttgaagcaatgacccgtaatgactcgtctgatgagggtgatgttccattggcactccttgaagtgacgacccgtgatgactcgtctgatgaagctgatgatccatggccagcctttgaagcaatgacccgtgatgactcgtctgatgagggtgatgttccattggcactctttgaagtgacgacccgtgatgactcgtctgatgagg ctgatgatccatggccagcctttgaagcaatgacccgtaatgactcgtctgatgagggtgatgttccattggcactctttgaagtgacgacccgtgatgactcgtctgatgagggtgatgatccatggccagcctttgaagcaatgacccgtgatgactcgtctgatgagggtgatgatccattggcatccgccgaatcggtgaccgccatcaccgatgaggatgaTGCTGCATGGgacgccctcgaattgataaccagtaatgactggtctgatgaggatgctgctgcatgggaagccctcgaattgataaccagtaatgactggtctgatgaggatgatgatccatgggatgccctcgaattgataaccagtaatgactggtctgatgaagatgatgatccatgggatgccctcgaattgataaccagtaatgactggtctgatgaggatgatgatccatgggatgccctcgaattgataaccagtaatgactggtctgatgaggatgatgatccatgggcatccgccgaatcggtggccgccatcaccgatgaggaggatgatccatgggatgccctcgaattgataaccagtaatgactggtctgatgaggatgatgatccatgggaagctctcgaattgataaccagtaatgactggtctgatgaggatgatgattcatgggaagccctcgaattgataaccagtgatgactggtctgatgaggatgaggatccatgggaagccctcgaattgataaccggtaatgactggtctgatgaggatgatgccttcctggacgtcacggccatctgtgctgtcgttgtgtacattgtcttgcttcactaa
- the LOC126992485 gene encoding clumping factor A-like isoform X4 → MTRDDWSVEADDPWAPAELVTAITDEADDSWAAFEAMTRDDWSVEADDPWAPAELVTAITDEAGVPMALLEVTTRDDSSDEADDPWPAFEAMTRDDSSDEADDPWPAFEAMTRDDSSDEGDVPLALLEVTTRDDSSDEADDPWPAFEAMTRNDSSDEGDVPLALLEVTTRDDSSDEADDPWPAFEAMTRDDSSDEGDVPLALFEVTTRDDSSDEADDPWPAFEAMTRNDSSDEGDVPLALFEVTTRDDSSDEGDDPWPAFEAMTRDDSSDEGDDPLASAESVTAITDEDDAAWDALELITSNDWSDEDAAAWEALELITSNDWSDEDDDPWDALELITSNDWSDEDDDPWDALELITSNDWSDEDDDPWDALELITSNDWSDEDDDPWASAESVAAITDEEDDPWDALELITSNDWSDEDDDPWEALELITSNDWSDEDDDSWEALELITSDDWSDEDEDPWEALELITGNDWSDEDDAFLDVTAICAVVVYIVLLH, encoded by the exons atgacccgtgatgactggtccgtggaggctgatgatccatgggcacccgccgaattggtgaccgccatcaccgatgaggctgatgattcatgggcagcctttgaagcaatgacccgtgatgactggtccgtggaggctgatgatccatgggcacccgccgaattggtgaccgccatcaccgatgaggctggtGTTCcaatggcactccttgaagtgacgacccgtgatgactcgtctgatgaagctgatgatccatggccagcctttgaagcaatgacccgtgatgactcgtctgatgagg ctgatgatccatggccagcctttgaagcaatgacccgtgatgactcgtctgatgagggtgatgttccattggcactccttgaagtgacgacccgtgatgactcgtctgatgaagctgatgatccatggccagcctttgaagcaatgacccgtaatgactcgtctgatgagggtgatgttccattggcactccttgaagtgacgacccgtgatgactcgtctgatgaagctgatgatccatggccagcctttgaagcaatgacccgtgatgactcgtctgatgagggtgatgttccattggcactctttgaagtgacgacccgtgatgactcgtctgatgagg ctgatgatccatggccagcctttgaagcaatgacccgtaatgactcgtctgatgagggtgatgttccattggcactctttgaagtgacgacccgtgatgactcgtctgatgagggtgatgatccatggccagcctttgaagcaatgacccgtgatgactcgtctgatgagggtgatgatccattggcatccgccgaatcggtgaccgccatcaccgatgaggatgaTGCTGCATGGgacgccctcgaattgataaccagtaatgactggtctgatgaggatgctgctgcatgggaagccctcgaattgataaccagtaatgactggtctgatgaggatgatgatccatgggatgccctcgaattgataaccagtaatgactggtctgatgaagatgatgatccatgggatgccctcgaattgataaccagtaatgactggtctgatgaggatgatgatccatgggatgccctcgaattgataaccagtaatgactggtctgatgaggatgatgatccatgggcatccgccgaatcggtggccgccatcaccgatgaggaggatgatccatgggatgccctcgaattgataaccagtaatgactggtctgatgaggatgatgatccatgggaagctctcgaattgataaccagtaatgactggtctgatgaggatgatgattcatgggaagccctcgaattgataaccagtgatgactggtctgatgaggatgaggatccatgggaagccctcgaattgataaccggtaatgactggtctgatgaggatgatgccttcctggacgtcacggccatctgtgctgtcgttgtgtacattgtcttgcttcactaa